The proteins below are encoded in one region of Prevotella melaninogenica ATCC 25845:
- the hemN gene encoding oxygen-independent coproporphyrinogen III oxidase, producing the protein MKQELIDKYNVSVPRYTSYPPANFFRPFTGEEFLKEVDYSNEVREKNLSFYFHMPFCRRLCHYCGCNSYPMAKEERIEAYVQALHKEIDLVAKHIDKSRRISQIHYGGGSPTAMPVSVLKELNEHLLSLFSTIEQPEIAIECHPGYLTAKDWQGLLDARFNRFSLGVQDFNEEVLRLVNRTPSELPTEEIVAILRNAGVNINMDFLFGLPLQTSDSFKKTIERAVAMRPDRVTTFSYGHCPWIFKRQMILEKAGLPDTEEKALMFQKAKDVLHEAGYLSVGLDHFVLPNDELSEALQSHRLHRNFQGYCTRRTTGQVYAFGVTGISQLDTAYAQNTKSIDEYIAEVSVGTLPIRKGYQLTPKERIVREVIERLMCNYHLDWTHLAEDLAVSVADVKGAINYDVERLQEMERDGILCLTENTLEMTGEGNPFVRTVAAVLDPMMVATDKKFSKPI; encoded by the coding sequence ATGAAGCAAGAACTGATTGATAAATACAATGTATCTGTACCTCGTTATACGAGTTATCCACCAGCTAACTTCTTCCGACCTTTTACTGGGGAAGAGTTTTTGAAGGAGGTTGATTATAGCAATGAGGTGCGTGAGAAGAATCTTTCCTTTTATTTTCATATGCCTTTCTGTCGGCGCCTGTGTCATTATTGTGGCTGCAACTCTTACCCTATGGCAAAGGAAGAGCGTATTGAAGCTTATGTGCAAGCGTTGCATAAGGAGATAGATCTCGTAGCAAAGCATATAGATAAAAGTAGACGTATATCGCAGATTCATTATGGCGGTGGTAGTCCAACGGCTATGCCTGTCAGTGTTCTTAAGGAGCTGAATGAGCATCTGCTGTCACTCTTTTCTACGATAGAACAGCCTGAGATAGCCATAGAATGTCATCCAGGTTATCTAACAGCAAAGGACTGGCAAGGACTGTTGGATGCACGTTTTAATCGTTTTAGTTTAGGTGTACAGGACTTCAATGAAGAGGTGTTGAGGCTTGTTAATCGTACGCCTTCTGAATTGCCAACAGAAGAAATAGTGGCAATTCTCCGTAACGCGGGTGTTAATATTAATATGGATTTCCTCTTTGGCTTACCACTTCAGACGTCGGATAGCTTTAAGAAGACGATAGAGCGTGCTGTAGCAATGCGCCCCGACCGTGTTACAACATTCAGTTATGGACACTGCCCATGGATATTTAAACGGCAGATGATACTTGAAAAGGCTGGCCTTCCTGATACGGAGGAGAAGGCTTTGATGTTCCAAAAGGCTAAAGATGTGCTGCATGAGGCGGGTTATCTTAGTGTTGGTTTGGACCATTTTGTACTTCCTAATGATGAACTATCTGAGGCTTTGCAATCTCATCGACTACATCGAAACTTCCAAGGTTATTGCACGCGTCGCACAACGGGGCAGGTGTATGCCTTCGGTGTGACGGGTATCAGCCAATTAGATACTGCCTATGCACAGAATACAAAGTCGATAGACGAATATATAGCAGAAGTCTCTGTGGGTACGTTGCCTATCCGAAAAGGCTACCAATTAACGCCCAAAGAACGTATAGTACGTGAGGTAATTGAACGTTTGATGTGTAACTATCATCTTGATTGGACGCATCTCGCGGAGGATCTTGCAGTTTCAGTAGCTGACGTGAAAGGGGCTATCAACTATGATGTTGAACGTCTGCAAGAGATGGAAAGAGATGGTATTCTTTGTTTAACAGAGAATACCTTGGAGATGACAGGGGAGGGGAATCCCTTTGTTCGTACTGTGGCTGCTGTGCTTGATCCGATGATGGTGGCTACGGATAAGAAGTTTTCAAAGCCGATATAA
- the hemG gene encoding protoporphyrinogen oxidase yields MEERKIVVVGAGLTGLTCAAYLRRKGQDAVVLEATDRIGGLMQTEEVDGFVMEQGPSTGTIKYPEVAELFDMLGDDCTVEVAQSSAKCRLIWKDGRFHALPSGLWSAITTPLFTLKDKFRILGEPWRKKGTDPNESVGSLAERRLGRSFVDYAVDPFLSGVYAGNPYQLPTRLALPKLYDLEQRYGSFIKGSMALAKQPKTDREKRATKAVFSTRGGFRSLVSALGRVIGDERILTNCKDLSIEPLEDKWKLSWGKNTIVAEQVVTTCPAYALPKLLSFLPKDQLDDLSNLYYAPVIEIGVGMKNTGDVYWNAFGGLVPSKEKQNVLGILMPSACFQGRSPKEGANYAFFIGGACHPEYLNKTDEELTELVNTSLHTMLGYPKGTRADVIRIYRHSHAIPQYMPETDARLRTIDAVERAYPSLHIIGNLKDGIGMGDRIKQAVDMAEKIYLALS; encoded by the coding sequence ATGGAAGAAAGAAAGATAGTTGTCGTTGGTGCTGGTCTTACTGGTCTTACTTGTGCTGCTTATCTACGTCGTAAAGGTCAAGATGCAGTGGTCTTGGAGGCTACCGACCGTATCGGTGGACTTATGCAGACGGAGGAGGTTGACGGCTTTGTGATGGAACAAGGACCAAGTACGGGTACAATTAAATACCCTGAAGTGGCTGAACTCTTCGATATGTTAGGCGATGATTGTACGGTGGAAGTGGCACAGAGTTCTGCTAAATGTCGTTTGATATGGAAGGATGGACGCTTCCATGCCCTACCTTCAGGACTTTGGTCTGCTATCACAACTCCTCTCTTCACGCTGAAAGATAAGTTCCGCATCCTTGGTGAGCCATGGCGTAAGAAGGGAACAGACCCTAACGAGAGTGTGGGAAGCCTTGCTGAACGACGGTTGGGACGGTCTTTTGTTGATTATGCAGTCGATCCTTTCCTCTCTGGTGTGTATGCTGGTAACCCTTATCAACTACCAACTCGCCTTGCTTTGCCTAAACTCTACGACTTAGAACAGCGTTATGGGAGTTTCATTAAAGGGTCTATGGCACTTGCAAAACAACCAAAGACGGACAGGGAAAAACGTGCAACGAAGGCTGTCTTCTCTACCCGTGGAGGTTTCCGTAGCCTTGTTTCTGCATTGGGGAGAGTGATAGGTGATGAGAGAATCCTAACGAATTGTAAAGACCTAAGTATAGAGCCGTTAGAAGATAAGTGGAAACTATCTTGGGGTAAGAATACGATAGTAGCTGAGCAGGTTGTTACAACTTGTCCTGCTTATGCCTTACCAAAGTTGTTGAGCTTCTTGCCTAAGGACCAACTTGACGATTTAAGCAATCTTTATTATGCTCCAGTGATTGAGATAGGAGTAGGAATGAAGAATACGGGGGATGTATATTGGAATGCCTTTGGCGGATTAGTACCGTCAAAAGAAAAACAGAATGTGTTGGGAATTCTTATGCCTTCCGCTTGTTTTCAAGGGCGTTCGCCTAAGGAAGGAGCTAATTATGCATTCTTCATTGGTGGTGCTTGCCATCCTGAATATCTCAATAAGACGGATGAAGAACTGACAGAATTGGTTAATACGTCCCTTCATACGATGTTGGGATATCCCAAAGGTACCCGAGCCGATGTTATTCGTATTTATAGGCACAGTCATGCTATTCCACAATATATGCCCGAAACGGATGCTCGCCTTCGCACTATTGATGCCGTAGAACGTGCTTATCCAAGTTTACATATTATTGGTAATCTGAAAGATGGTATTGGTATGGGCGATAGGATCAAGCAAGCTGTGGATATGGCAGAGAAGATTTATTTAGCTTTATCGTAA
- the rpsT gene encoding 30S ribosomal protein S20 produces MANHKSSLKRIRQDKVKTLHNRYYAKTMRNAVRKLRSMTDKEEAVKLYPVVQKMLDKLAKTNVIHQNKAANLKSALCKHVAALG; encoded by the coding sequence ATGGCAAATCACAAATCATCATTGAAGAGAATCCGTCAGGACAAGGTTAAGACCTTGCACAACAGATATTATGCAAAGACTATGCGTAACGCTGTCCGCAAGTTGCGTAGCATGACGGATAAGGAAGAGGCTGTTAAGCTCTACCCTGTTGTACAGAAGATGTTGGACAAGTTGGCAAAGACTAACGTTATCCACCAGAACAAGGCAGCTAATTTGAAGTCTGCTCTCTGCAAGCACGTAGCTGCATTGGGATAA
- the recO gene encoding DNA repair protein RecO, which produces MILKSKAIVLRSLKFGDSLLIIDMFTELEGRISFITRIPKTAKGKIKKQYFQPLTLLDLEFDYRPRTSLQRIKEVRILRPYGSIPFDPVKSAILLFLSEFLYYVTRGEQQNAHLYNYICASMEWLDEAEHDYANFHLVFMMRLSRFIGFFPNLDAYQAGACFDLRNATFTASAPLHSDYLLPSDAAGINQLIRMDYENMHLFRLSRHDRNRISDIVLHYYRIHVPDMPELKSFQVMRELFS; this is translated from the coding sequence ATGATTTTGAAGTCAAAGGCTATTGTTTTGCGTTCTCTGAAGTTCGGTGACTCATTGCTAATAATTGATATGTTTACCGAGTTAGAGGGGCGTATTTCTTTTATAACGCGCATTCCTAAGACGGCAAAAGGGAAGATTAAGAAGCAGTATTTTCAACCGCTGACCTTACTCGACCTTGAATTTGATTACCGTCCGCGAACTTCTTTGCAGCGTATAAAGGAAGTGCGTATCCTTCGTCCTTACGGCTCTATACCTTTTGACCCTGTGAAGTCGGCTATACTTCTCTTCCTTTCTGAATTCCTTTATTATGTCACGCGTGGTGAGCAACAGAACGCCCACCTCTATAATTATATATGTGCGAGTATGGAATGGTTGGATGAGGCTGAACATGATTATGCCAACTTCCACCTTGTCTTTATGATGCGTTTGAGTCGTTTCATAGGTTTCTTCCCTAATCTCGATGCCTATCAGGCGGGTGCTTGTTTTGATCTTCGCAATGCAACCTTCACTGCAAGTGCACCTCTTCATTCTGATTATTTACTCCCTTCAGATGCAGCAGGTATTAATCAGTTGATTCGTATGGACTACGAGAATATGCACCTTTTCCGTCTATCTCGTCACGATCGCAATCGTATTTCTGATATAGTATTGCATTACTATCGAATCCATGTGCCTGATATGCCTGAGCTAAAGAGTTTTCAGGTGATGCGCGAACTGTTTAGTTAA
- a CDS encoding YeiH family protein yields MKLTEQRSSMLHGVLLITLFACAAFYIGDMGWVKALSLSPMVVGIILGMLYANSLRNNLPDTWVPGIAFCGKRVLRFGIILYGFRLTFQDVVAVGFPAIIVDAIIVCGTILLGVLVGRLLKMDRSIALLTACGSGICGAAAVLGVDGAIRPKPYKTAVAVATVVIFGTLSMFLYPILYRAGVFDLSPDAMGIFAGSTIHEVAHVVGAGNAMGAAVSNSAIIVKMIRVMMLVPVLLVIAFFVAKNVAGRDDEAGGSRKINIPWFAILFLVVIGFNSLNLLPKELVDFINTLDTFLLTMAMSALGAETSIDKFKKAGFKPFLLAAILWCWLIGGGYCLAKYLVPMLGVGC; encoded by the coding sequence ATGAAGTTAACAGAACAGCGTAGTAGTATGCTTCATGGTGTACTGCTGATTACTTTGTTTGCCTGTGCAGCGTTCTATATCGGTGATATGGGATGGGTGAAAGCACTTTCGTTGAGTCCGATGGTTGTTGGTATTATCTTGGGTATGCTTTATGCCAACAGTCTTCGCAATAACCTTCCAGATACTTGGGTGCCCGGTATTGCCTTCTGCGGAAAACGTGTTTTGCGCTTTGGAATTATCCTTTATGGTTTTCGTTTGACCTTTCAAGACGTGGTGGCAGTGGGTTTCCCTGCTATCATCGTGGATGCAATTATCGTATGTGGAACGATTCTCTTGGGTGTTTTGGTAGGTAGACTTTTGAAGATGGACCGCAGTATAGCTCTTTTGACAGCTTGTGGAAGTGGTATCTGTGGAGCTGCAGCGGTGTTAGGTGTCGACGGAGCTATTCGTCCGAAGCCTTATAAGACAGCTGTAGCGGTAGCGACGGTGGTAATCTTTGGTACACTTTCAATGTTCCTTTATCCTATTCTTTATCGTGCAGGTGTCTTTGATTTATCACCCGATGCAATGGGAATCTTTGCGGGTTCTACGATTCATGAGGTGGCTCACGTCGTCGGTGCAGGTAATGCGATGGGTGCTGCAGTGAGCAATTCTGCGATTATTGTTAAGATGATTCGTGTGATGATGTTGGTACCTGTGTTATTGGTCATTGCTTTCTTTGTGGCAAAGAATGTTGCTGGGCGAGACGATGAGGCTGGCGGTAGTCGTAAGATAAACATCCCTTGGTTTGCGATTCTCTTCCTTGTGGTCATCGGTTTCAACTCATTGAACTTACTTCCAAAAGAACTTGTCGACTTTATCAATACCCTCGATACCTTCCTGCTTACAATGGCTATGTCTGCACTTGGTGCTGAAACGAGTATTGATAAGTTTAAGAAAGCAGGCTTTAAACCTTTCCTCTTGGCTGCAATTCTATGGTGCTGGCTAATTGGTGGAGGTTATTGCTTGGCAAAATATTTAGTGCCTATGTTGGGTGTTGGGTGTTGA
- a CDS encoding leucine-rich repeat domain-containing protein has product MKHFYFLMITLLMGLSANAQKTGTCGPDLDWELTDDGVLTITGTGEMDNYTGGIAGKPWSYKNVKQVIIDDGVTTIGNFAFYGCTALTSINIPNSVKTIGDWAFSTCKALTSINIPNSVKTIRENTFSYCTALTSINIPNSVRTIRMNAFSYCTALTSINIPNSVKIIGDYAFSGCTALTSINIPNSVKTIGVRAFSTCTALTSINIPNSVTTIEKGAFSYCYKLKQIDIPNSVTTLSKDLLSDCRALESIRIHKDVVKIEEAAFDGCSNLTNISCEATTPPTCGTNAFKYVNKSKCKLLVPQASIDAYKVADEWKYFSYIEAATGITNNVYNKTELVDVYTIDGTKRLSKASKEEMNTLPKGVYIVNGKKLVIK; this is encoded by the coding sequence CACATGTGGACCTGATCTAGATTGGGAACTCACCGACGACGGCGTATTGACCATTACAGGAACAGGTGAAATGGATAACTATACTGGGGGCATTGCAGGGAAACCATGGAGCTATAAAAATGTCAAACAAGTTATAATAGATGATGGCGTTACAACTATTGGAAATTTTGCTTTCTATGGGTGCACAGCACTAACGTCTATAAACATTCCAAATAGTGTTAAAACTATTGGAGATTGGGCTTTCTCAACGTGCAAAGCACTAACGTCTATAAACATTCCAAATAGTGTCAAAACTATTAGAGAAAACACTTTCAGTTATTGCACAGCACTAACGTCTATAAACATTCCAAATAGTGTCAGAACTATTAGAATGAACGCTTTCAGTTATTGCACAGCACTAACGTCTATAAACATTCCAAATAGTGTTAAAATTATTGGAGATTACGCTTTCTCAGGGTGTACAGCACTAACGTCTATAAACATTCCAAATAGTGTTAAAACTATTGGAGTTCGCGCTTTCTCAACGTGCACAGCACTAACGTCTATAAACATTCCAAATAGTGTTACAACTATTGAAAAGGGAGCTTTTTCTTATTGTTATAAACTAAAACAAATTGATATTCCAAATTCAGTAACTACACTCAGTAAAGATCTACTGTCGGATTGTAGAGCTTTAGAAAGCATAAGAATCCATAAAGACGTAGTGAAAATTGAAGAAGCTGCCTTCGACGGATGTTCTAATCTTACAAATATTTCATGTGAGGCTACCACACCACCTACTTGTGGCACAAATGCTTTTAAATACGTTAATAAGAGTAAATGTAAACTATTAGTACCCCAAGCCAGCATTGATGCTTATAAAGTAGCTGATGAATGGAAATATTTCTCATACATAGAGGCTGCAACTGGCATTACAAACAATGTTTATAATAAGACAGAACTTGTAGATGTCTATACCATAGATGGAACAAAACGACTAAGCAAAGCAAGCAAGGAAGAGATGAATACCTTGCCTAAGGGTGTTTATATTGTTAATGGCAAAAAGCTGGTCATTAAATAA